From Nitrospinota bacterium, one genomic window encodes:
- a CDS encoding 30S ribosomal protein S18, with amino-acid sequence MRKAKGKKPSSSGPAKRTFFQRKVCRFCADKVEHIDYKDVKTLKNLLTDRGKIIPSRISGNCAYHQRKVTTAIKRARFIAIFPYSFF; translated from the coding sequence ATGAGGAAAGCCAAAGGTAAAAAACCCTCTTCTTCAGGCCCGGCCAAGCGCACTTTCTTCCAGAGGAAGGTGTGCAGGTTCTGCGCCGACAAGGTGGAGCACATTGATTACAAGGACGTGAAGACCTTGAAAAACCTTTTGACGGACAGGGGCAAGATCATCCCGAGCAGGATATCGGGCAACTGCGCCTACCATCAACGCAAGGTGACCACCGCGATTAAACGCGCAAGGTTCATCGCCATTTTCCCT